A window of the Tachyglossus aculeatus isolate mTacAcu1 chromosome 2, mTacAcu1.pri, whole genome shotgun sequence genome harbors these coding sequences:
- the LOC119942678 gene encoding olfactory receptor 688-like: MLVTIRAINGSSPQVTEFILMGFPGIHSWQHWLSLPLALLYLSALLANAMILLTIWQETVLHQSMFYFLAVLALVDMGLSTTIMPRILAMLWFNARTISLPECFIHIYAIHTFMGLESGIFLCMAIDRYVAICHPLRYPSVITEGFVLKATLFMVLRIGVLAIPVPILAARRNYCSRKEIDHCLCSNLAVTSLACDDRKANSIFQMSVAWFLLGIDVGLIIVSYALILRAVLKLHSAEAASKALSTCSSHIILILFFYTAIVVLPITHTAKEKVPFIPVLLNVLHCVIPPALNPIVYALRTQEIKVGILKLIRMACERK; encoded by the coding sequence ATGCTTGTGACCATCAGGGCCATCAATGGCTCTAGCCCCCAAGTCACCGAGTTCATCCTAATGGGTTTCCCGGGTATTCACAGCTGGCAGCactggctctccctcccactggccCTTCTCTATCTCTCAGCCCTTTTGGCCAATGCCATGATACTGCTCACTATTTGGCAGGAAACGGTTCTGCACCAGTCGATGTTCTATTTCCTGGCTGTCCTGGCCCTGGTGGACATGGGTCTGAGCACCACCATCATGCCTAGGATCCTGGCCATGCTCTGGTTCAATGCCCGCACCATCAGCCTCCCAGAATGTTTCATTCACATTTATGCTATTCACACCTTCATGGGGCTGGAGTCCGGCATCTTCCTGTGCATGGCAATTGACAGGTATGTGgccatctgtcaccccctccgCTACCCCTCTGTCATCACGGAAGGATTTGTCCTCAAAGCCACCCTGTTCATGGTGCTCAGAATTGGTGTCCTAGCCATTCCAGTTCCTATCCTGGCTGCACGACGTAATTACTGCTCCAGAAAAGAAATTGACCACTGTCTATGCTCCAACCTTGCTGTCACCAGTCTGGCATGTGATGACAGGAAGGCCAACAGCATTTTCCAGATGTCTGTAGCTTGGTTCTTGTTGGGCATCGATGTGGGTCTCATCATTGTCTCCTACGCCCTGATCCTGAGGGCAGTACTGAAGTTACACTCGGCCGAAGCCGCCTCCAAAGCCCTGAGCACCTGCAGCTCccacatcatcctcatcctcttcttctacaCAGCAATCGTCGTCTTGCCCATTACCCACACTGCAAAGGAGAAGGTGCCCTTCATCCCTGTCCTCCTTAACGTACTGCACTGTGTCATCCCCCCGGCTCTTAACCCCATAGTGTATGCCCTGAGGACTCAGGAGATCAAAGTGGGGATCCTGAAGCTGATCAGGATGGCCTGTGAGAGAAAGTGA
- the LOC119942695 gene encoding putative olfactory receptor 56B2 has translation MVVSIGASNGSNLQVSEFILMGFPGIHSWQHWLSIPLGLLYLLALVANVMILLTIWKETVLHQPMFYFLAVLAVVDIGLSTTIMPRILTILWFNARAISLPECFIQIYAIHTFFGMESGIFVCMALDRYVAICHPLRYSSVITEGFVLKATLFMVFRNGLLFVPVPVLASEHLYCSKNEIDHCLCSNLAVTSLACDDRKASSIFQLSLAWILIGSDVGLIILSYALILLVVLKLHSAKAASKALSTCSSHIILILFFYTAILVLSITHSAKGKVPLIPVLLNVLHNVIPPALNPIVYALRTQEIKVGILKLVRLSEVRK, from the coding sequence ATGGTTGTGTCCATCGGAGCCTCCAATGGCTCCAACCTCCAGGTGAGTGAGTTCATCCTAATGGGTTTCCCGGGCATTCACAGTTGGCAGCACTGGCTCTCTATCCCTCTGGGCCtgctctacctcttggccctcgTGGCCAATGTGATGATCCTGCTCACCATCTGGAAGGAAACAGTTCTGCACCAGCCAATGTTCTATTTCCTGGCTGTTCTGGCCGTGGTGGACATAGGTCTGAGCACCACCATTATGCCCAGAATCCTGACCATTCTCTGGTTCAATGCCCGGGCAATCAGCCTCCCAGAATGCTTCATTCAGATCTATGCTATTCACACCTTTTTTGGGATGGAGTCAGGCATCTTTGTGTGCATGGCATTGGACAGGTATGTGGCTATATGTCACCCACTCCGCTATTCCTCTGTCATCACAGAAGGCTTTGTCCTCAAGGCCACCCTGTTCATGGTGTTCAGAAATGGTCTCCTATTTGTCCCGGTGCCTGTCTTGGCCTCAGAGCATCTTTACTGCTCCAAGAATGAGATTGACCACTGTCTGTGCTCCAACCTGGCTGTCACCAGCCTGGCATGTGATGACAGGAAGGCCAGCAGCATTTTCCAGCTCTCTTTGGCTTGGATTCTGATAGGCAGTGATGTTGGTCTCATCATTCTCTCCTATGCCCTGATCCTGCTGGTGGTACTGAAGTTACACTCGGCCAAAGCCGCCTCCAAAGCCCTGAGCACCTGCAGCTCccacatcatcctcatcctcttcttctacaCAGCGATCCTGGTCTTGTCCATTACCCACAGTGCAAAGGGGAAGGTGCCCCTCATCCCGGTCCTCCTCAATGTCCTACACAatgtcatcccccctgccctgaaccccataGTGTATGCCCTGAGGACCCAGGAGATCAAAGTGGGAATCCTGAAGCTGGTCAGGCTGTCAGAGGTGAGAAAATGA